One window of Candidatus Acidulodesulfobacterium ferriphilum genomic DNA carries:
- a CDS encoding type II toxin-antitoxin system HicB family antitoxin — translation MFTAIIKKSGPWWIGWIEEIPGVNCQEKTKEELLVSLKSALKEALEIYRGEAIKEAGNGYETELIAI, via the coding sequence ATGTTTACTGCTATAATTAAAAAATCTGGTCCCTGGTGGATAGGTTGGATAGAAGAAATCCCGGGCGTAAACTGCCAAGAAAAAACTAAAGAAGAACTTTTAGTATCTTTAAAATCAGCCCTTAAAGAGGCTCTGGAAATTTACCGCGGCGAAGCTATTAAAGAAGCCGGCAATGGCTATGAAACGGAACTTATAGCCATATGA
- a CDS encoding type II toxin-antitoxin system HicA family toxin has protein sequence MKRKQLIKHLKTNGCEFEREGGNHSWWFNRSLNKHSTVPRHNEIDDNLARKICKDLGISLP, from the coding sequence ATGAAACGGAAGCAGCTTATAAAACACTTAAAGACTAACGGCTGCGAATTTGAACGTGAAGGCGGTAATCATTCATGGTGGTTTAATCGTTCTTTAAATAAACATTCTACTGTTCCAAGACATAACGAGATAGACGATAATCTTGCCCGTAAAATATGCAAAGATTTAGGTATTTCACTTCCTTGA
- a CDS encoding DNA-binding protein: MQIEKLENYYTLRETAEKLRIKPTTLYGWVRNKKITCYKNGRKYLFTDKDILNKLNKNRINNDNE; encoded by the coding sequence ATGCAAATCGAAAAACTTGAAAATTATTACACTCTAAGAGAAACAGCGGAAAAATTACGAATAAAACCGACGACACTTTATGGTTGGGTGCGGAACAAAAAAATAACTTGTTATAAAAACGGCAGAAAATATCTTTTTACGGATAAAGACATCTTAAATAAACTTAATAAAAATCGTATCAATAATGATAATGAATAA
- a CDS encoding XRE family transcriptional regulator: protein MTKLIALEQIDKDIIDYIKRARIKKGITQVQLAEMANITRSLIGLAESYQQKYSNSTIKKIFKALEIKISKEKELIGKVLTPEIDLFPETPPKYKLKLLISDRFIDNDKDLDFLQFRNKGNLLVDERKFYDPFREDFKTNGHNYYAVVINDDSLIPTAFAGDYLIIRYLDNFDYSDFFIKEVRKGHQIPKKLFILEKPNNDKLVRYIEIIHDYTYKKNLFYAFLYVNENYETAKYIRLVYDDFYFKKEDIRIIGEVIAAIKPRPTVKNFDND, encoded by the coding sequence ATGACAAAACTTATTGCCTTAGAGCAAATAGATAAAGATATTATCGATTATATTAAGCGAGCAAGAATAAAAAAAGGCATAACACAGGTTCAACTTGCAGAAATGGCTAATATTACTCGTTCATTAATAGGGCTTGCTGAATCTTATCAGCAAAAATATAGCAATTCAACTATAAAAAAAATATTTAAAGCATTAGAGATAAAAATATCTAAAGAGAAAGAATTAATTGGAAAAGTTTTAACCCCCGAAATTGATTTATTCCCGGAAACTCCGCCAAAATATAAATTAAAACTTTTAATTTCTGACAGGTTTATTGATAATGATAAGGATTTAGATTTCTTGCAATTTAGAAATAAAGGAAATTTACTTGTTGATGAAAGGAAATTTTACGACCCTTTTCGTGAAGATTTTAAAACTAACGGTCATAATTATTACGCCGTAGTTATAAATGACGATTCCTTAATTCCTACCGCTTTTGCAGGCGATTATTTAATTATTAGGTATTTAGATAATTTTGATTATTCTGATTTTTTCATAAAAGAAGTTAGAAAAGGACATCAAATTCCAAAAAAATTGTTTATTCTTGAAAAACCTAATAATGATAAGTTAGTCAGATATATTGAAATAATCCACGATTATACTTATAAAAAAAATCTTTTTTATGCTTTCTTATATGTAAATGAAAACTATGAAACCGCTAAATATATAAGGTTAGTATATGATGATTTTTATTTTAAAAAAGAGGATATTAGAATTATTGGCGAAGTTATCGCCGCAATTAAACCAAGACCTACAGTTAAAAATTTTGATAATGATTAA
- a CDS encoding helix-turn-helix domain-containing protein → MTDKTDILDFDQKYGYVQVPNVLVLNMSKLQLSGNELALLIIIRMFAYQRNYSFPSLKTLQKISGLSHRGVIYIIKTLENKGYLEIKRISQKNNFYSFKPLNDLLEKIMNNNIDEEVVKNFDYPSANFALPPVQNLHPNKKNINKNKNTHTKKEEKESVCDEIKKTKTFQNTEPAIIENLLQKNGEKAVIAAKYIEKTFAGQAIRNPAGLLIKTLERGTYSELPQETRNLASIKADIERLNDKYKGFSVFQGEKITEISNIGGRIAFRTNDITKDMTVTPAKSYEEFETYLNRQKGINSS, encoded by the coding sequence ATGACAGACAAAACCGACATATTAGATTTTGACCAAAAATACGGTTATGTTCAAGTTCCTAACGTGCTTGTCCTGAATATGTCAAAACTTCAATTATCCGGTAATGAGCTTGCTTTATTGATAATTATTCGGATGTTCGCATACCAAAGAAATTATAGCTTTCCGTCCTTAAAAACACTTCAAAAAATATCTGGTCTATCTCATCGAGGCGTCATCTATATTATTAAAACCCTCGAAAATAAAGGATATTTAGAAATAAAAAGAATTTCTCAAAAAAATAATTTCTACAGTTTCAAGCCCTTAAATGATTTATTAGAAAAGATTATGAATAATAATATAGATGAAGAGGTAGTCAAAAATTTTGACTACCCTAGTGCAAATTTTGCACTACCCCCAGTGCAAAATTTGCACCCGAATAAGAAGAATATAAATAAGAATAAAAACACACACACAAAGAAAGAAGAAAAAGAAAGCGTGTGTGATGAAATCAAAAAAACAAAAACTTTTCAAAATACCGAACCGGCAATTATCGAAAACCTTTTACAGAAAAACGGCGAAAAGGCAGTAATTGCCGCGAAGTATATCGAAAAGACATTTGCCGGACAGGCAATAAGAAATCCGGCAGGGCTTTTAATTAAAACCCTTGAACGTGGGACATATTCCGAATTGCCGCAGGAAACAAGAAATCTTGCCAGCATAAAAGCGGACATCGAAAGGCTTAACGATAAATATAAGGGCTTTTCCGTGTTTCAAGGGGAAAAGATAACAGAAATTTCAAATATCGGCGGCAGGATAGCATTTAGGACTAATGATATAACGAAGGATATGACGGTAACGCCGGCTAAAAGCTACGAAGAATTTGAAACATACCTGAATCGGCAAAAAGGCATAAATTCATCTTAA